A single region of the Chrysoperla carnea chromosome 5, inChrCarn1.1, whole genome shotgun sequence genome encodes:
- the LOC123299905 gene encoding COP9 signalosome complex subunit 4 — protein sequence MAVTANSVRQQLINIANSAGSHKDQADKYRSTLESILTSSGSELIEALQVFIEAIVNENVSLVISRQILTDVSTQLTNLPDNESKVVSHYTLDKVQPRVISFEEQVASIRQHLANIYERNQCWKEAANVLVGIPLETGQKQYSVDYKLDTYLKIARLYLEDDDPVQAEAFINRASLLQAESKNEQLQIYYKVCYARVLDYRRKFIEAAQRYNELSYRVIIHEDERLTALRNALICTVLASAGQQRSRMLATLFKDERCQQLPAYSILEKMYLDRIIRKSELQEFEALLQPHQKACTIDGSTILDRAIIEHNLLSASKLYNNITFEELGALLEIPPIKAEKIASQMITESRMNGYIDQIDSIVHFETREVLPQWDKQIQSLCYQVNSIIEKISNSEPEWISKVMENEMVH from the exons ATGGCAGTGACAGCAAATTCTGTCAGACAACAACTTATTAATATTGCCAATTCTGCAGGTTCTCATAAAGACCAAGCCGATAA ataccGGAGTACTCTTGAATCGATATTAACGAGTTCAGGAAGTGAACTTATTGAGGCTTTGCAAGTGTTTATTGAAGCAA TTGTAAACGAGAATGTGAGTTTAGTTATTTCACGGCAAATTTTAACCGATGTTAGTACACAGTTAACAAATCTACCAGATAATGAATCGAAAGTTGTATCACATTATACGTTGGATAAAGTTCAACCACGGGTTATTTCATTTGAGGAACAGGTGGCTAGTATTCGACAACATTTAGCTAATATTTATGAACGGAATCAATGTTGGAAAGAAGCTGCAAATGTTCTGGTTGGAATACCTTTGGAGACAGGCCAAAA ACAATATTCCGTGGATTATAAATTAGACACTTACTTAAAAATCGCCCGTCTATATTTAGAAGACGATGATCCAGTTCAAGCGGAAGCATTCATAAATCGTGCATCACTTCTTCAAGCCGaatcaaaaaatgaacaactcCAAATATATTACAAAGTATGCTATGCTCGTGTACTAGATTATCGTCGAAAATTCATTGAAGCCGCTCAAAGATACAATGAGTTATCGTATCGAGTCATCATACACGAAGATGAACGATTAACCGCTTTACGTAACGCCCTTATCTGTACGGTATTAGCATCGGCTGGACAACAACGAAGCCGTATGTTAGCGACACTTTTCAAAGACGAACGTTGTCAACAATTACCAGCGTATTCCATCCTAGAGAAAATGTATTTGGATCGTATTATTCGTAAATCTGAGCTACAAGAATTTGAAGCTTTACTTCAACCACATCAAAAAGCTTGTACAATTGATGGTTCCACAATTTTGGATCGGGCTATTAttgaacataatttattatcggccagcaaattgtataataatattacgttTGAAGAGCTTGGTGCTTTATTGGAGATACCGCCAATTAAAGCTGAGAAAATTGCATCACAAATGATTACAGAATCTCGAATGAATGGTTATATTGATCAGATTGATTCGATTGTTCATTTTGAAA ctaGAGAAGTTTTACCTCAATGGGATAAACAAATACAATCATTATGCTATCAAGTCAACTCAATTATcgagaaaatatcaaattcagAGCCAGAATGGATTTCAAAAGTGATGGAAAATGAAATGgttcattaa
- the LOC123300593 gene encoding protein lin-54 homolog, translated as MDNMEDSGISESEVNLTSLRRDLDNIASLQAELLTMNSEDDADTNEMELETESTQEDVVIDDVEVEIETEQASSPTASSPDIKEQQIKIVTTGPTSTLKAIAPKPITASIAQKTTPKTNIINTGGQQIVLIQSPGGTANAVSLSTGQPIKLISQTGQPVTLPQFQARQQLVKTTDGNLILRTALPKGQTSTQATLKTNPSLKRIVQTSPMTQKKMFVTTPGAQTIKTEPTTQMVKIITNTPGSTSMGNPSKTISLSQAQEMGLLTSTQVQQLLPHTVGNKIIINKSGQTKPTTQLVKVATSQFQKSPTKILPAPKFVQKPGGQQKVLIKQGNQLKTGIINTGQQVLRIPASQLNSSGQIHQINLPGQGVQYVRLVNTSNSNQSNTSAASSTVVTSTSGSTLVRTTTASGQQKVQTIVPVALVDRTGNISQGQSIVKVVPMSTNQTATTTVRPVAPKTVTTLGTTQRTIVASSGNTQGKIAAVPVSTVNTIQGTTILPTSPGNSIVMLPTQFVQLQQQQDINRNNNTVPKVSPKIEKLDSPAKLTTEAIIQEYVGRPSSTLEPNGLRPRKPCNCTKSQCLKLYCDCFANGEFCHMCNCVNCFNNLENEEERQKAIRSCLERNPSAFRPKIGKGRDAGEAAIRKHTKGCNCKRSGCLKNYCECYEAKIACSNNCKCVGCRNIEDSLEKKSLRRIAPLISLNDNNANNLGLKQSTPTNKLPTAIPYHKGRYLGYNTPNVEINFRPMLGNNTKQAFAFMTTEVIEATVQCLLASAETAEKKGLNHSEVECTVLKEFGRCLVEIINTAKS; from the exons atggaTAATATGGAAGATAGTGGAATATCTGAATCAGAAGTGAATCTTACGTCTTTACGACGTGATTTAGATAATATTGCTAGTCTACAAGCTGAATTATTAACGATGAACTCCGAAGATGATGCAG ATACCAACGAAATGGAATTAGAAACTGAATCCACCCAAGAAGATGTAGTAATTGATGACGTTGAAGTTGAGATTGAAACAGAACAGGCATCTTCACCAACAGCAAGTAGTCCAGATATTAAagaacaacaaataaaaattgttacaacTGGTCCGACATCTACGTTAAAAGCGATTGCTCCAAAACCGATAACAGCTTCAATTGCTCAGAAAACAACGCCTAAaacgaatattataaatactggGGGACAGCAAATTGTTCTTATCCAATCTCCAG ggggtACAGCAAATGCAGTAAGTTTGAGTACAGGACAgcctataaaattaatatcacaaACGGGACAACCGGTTACGTTGCCCCAATTTCAAGCACGTCAACAACTGGTTAAAACCACTgatggaaatttaattttacgtaCGGCTTTACCAAAAGGTCAAACATCTACACAAGCTACGTTAAAAACGAATCCTAGTTTGAAACGTATTGTACAAACGTCACCAATGACACAGAAAAAGATGTTTGTCACGACACCTGGAGCACAGACTATAAAG ACAGAACCAACCACACAAAtggtaaaaattataacaaacacACCGGGTTCAACGTCCATGGGTAATCCCAGCAAAACAATTAGTTTATCTCAAGCCCAAGAAATGGGTTTATTAACATCCACACAAGTTCAACAATTGTTACCCCACACAGttggtaataaaattataatcaataaatcagGTCAAACAAAACCTACCACACAGCTTGTGAAAGTGGCTACAAGTCAATTTCAAAAATctccaacaaaaattttaccagcaccaaaatttgtacaaaaaccTGGTGGAcaacaaaaagttttgattaAACAGGGCAATCAATTGAAGACGGGTATTATTAATACGGGTCAACAAGTGTTGAGAATACCAGCAAGTCAATTGAATTCAAGTGGACAAATTCATCAGATTAATTTACCTGGACAAgga GTTCAATATGTTCGATTGGTAAATACATCAAACAGTAATCAATCAAACACCAGCGCTGCCTCATCAACAGTTGTAACATCAACATCGGGCAGTACTTTAGTTCGTACCACAACCGCATCCGGCCAACAAAAGGTTCAAACAATTGTACCGGTTGCACTTGTTGATCGAACCGGAAACATTTCACAAGGACAAAGTATTGTTAAAGTGGTACCAATGAGTACAAATCAAACGGCAACGACAACAGTACGGCCAGTTGCTCCAAAAACAGTTACGACTTTGGGTACAACACAACGAACAATTGTTGCTTCATCGGGTAATACACAAGGAAAAATCGCTGCAGTGCCTGTTTCAACTGTTAATACAATTCAag GTACAACAATATTACCAACCAGTCCAGGTAATTCAATTGTAATGTTACCAACCCAGTTTGTTCAATTACAACAACAGCAAGATATAAATCGTAACAATAATACCGTACCAAAAGTATcaccaaaaatagaaaaattagatTCACCAGCAAAATTAACCACTGAAGCAATAATACAAGAATACGTGGGACGACCATCTTCAACATTGGAACCAAACGGTTTACGACCACGTAAACCATGTAATTGTACAAAATcacaatgtttaaaattatactgTGATTGTTTTGCGAACGGGGAATTCTGTCATATGTGCAATTgtgttaattgttttaataatttagagaATGAGGAAGAACGACAAAAGGCGATTCGTAGTTGTTTAGAACGTAATCCGAGTGCATTTCGTCCAAAAATTGGTAAAGGTCGTGATGCTGGCGAAGCTGCAATCCGGAAACATACGAAAGGATGTAATTGTAAACGATCTggatgtttgaaaaattattgtgaatGTTATGag gcaAAAATTGCTTGTTCCAATAATTGTAAATGTGTTGGATGTCGAAACATCGAAGATTCGTTAGAGAAGAAAAGTTTACGACGAATTGCACCGTTAATTAGTTTAAACGATAACAATGCGAATAATTTGGGTCTAAAACAAAGTACACCAACAAATAAATTACCTACGGCCATACCATATCATAAAGGTCGATATCTAGGTTACAACACACCAAatgtagaaattaattttagaccAATGTTAGGAAATAACACAAA aCAAGCATTCGCATTTATGACAACCGAAGTAATCGAAGCCACCGTACAATGTTTATTAGCAAGCGCTGAAACGGCTGAAAAGAAAGGACTAAATCATAGTGAAGTAGAGTGTACGGTGTTAAAAGAATTCGGACGATGTTTGGTTGAAATTATCAACACAGCAAAAAGCtag